Within the Elusimicrobiota bacterium genome, the region TGCTTTTTCAAGTCCTTCCTTTTTATTTCCGTAATCATCAGAATAATCTTCTGATACATATGATATACAGGCGAACACATTTTCGGTCTCTACTGCAATTTTCCCGTCATTTATTATTTTTCTAACTGTAACTCTGTCTGAAAAATATAGTTTATAAAAAGCAATAATGCCACAAACAATAATAACTAAAATTTTAAGCAAGGTTGTTCTCATAGGATTTTTTCTCTTCATTGTTCTTTATTCTTAACATTTGCTTCTATGGATAATTTTTTACACAGGTTAATAAATTTTTGAGCATCTTCATTACCACCAACTATTTCTCCATAATGCATTGGGACAGCAATTTTTGGTTTGAGCATTTCTGCAGCCTTTGCCGCCTCCGATGCTGTCATCACATATGTGCCAGAAACTGCCAGAAGTACAATATCGCATTTTATATTCTTCATTTCAGGAATTATGTCTGTATCACCACTGTGATAAATTTGCTGACCAGAAACAGTGACTATAAATCCTAAACCATCAGATGACTTCGGATGAAATGGCTTGTTGATATTATACGCTGGAGTTACCTTTATATCAACATTATGCACAGTAATTTTATCGCCCGGCTTGACTGTCTTAACTTCCATATCTGAAAAACTCAAAGCAGAAGTTTTGTTTGCAACTATAACTGTTTCTTTCCCCCCCTTGCTGATTTTCTGAACATCTTCTGGTGAGCAATGGTCATAGTGGTTATGGGTTATTAAAACAATATCTGCTTTTGGCAAGTCCTTTTTTAGTCTCCACGGGTCAATATAAATTGTTTTTTCACCCTCAATACGAAAACTTGCATGACCAAGCCATTTAATTTTTTCTAACATCTATTCCCCTTTTATATCTGCTAGAATCTTATCTGGAATTGAGTTCCTGTTCTCAACTGTTACAGAGATAACTTTAACATTTTGTCTTTTTTTGATTTTATCAGTGAAAGTATTGGGTTTTTCTTTTATTGTGCCAATGACTTGCTTTTGACTGTTGAGAGCAGAAATTACTGCTTCCTGAAATCAAATCCACCAACAGAATCAAGTCGGGCTACAATTTTTTTGATTATCGTTGTCTTTCCGACTCCCGGCTTTCCAGTGAGAAGGATATCTTTCATTTTATTTTTAGATTTTCTTATTAAGTTTTATTATACTTTTTTCAGGTCAAAAGGCAAGAAATTTTTATGGCGGATAGGATTGAATTTATTCTGATGCAGACAAAACCGAGTTGTTGCTCGTAGTATTTCAGAATATTTTTTGGATGGAGTTTCTGCGGGTAAACATTTCCTCGCCAGTCGGGATATGAAAAACCAGAAGTGCCAAGTTTAAGCATAATGTCTTTTTTGTGGAATTAAAGATATGGGTTTCCCCTCTTCTCTTGCTCGCTGCATTAGTTTAGATAAATTATCCATTGGTTTTTTTCTCTTTATCTCTGATACTATATTCTTTACCCGTTCATAGTCTCTATCTGTTGCTGGAGCGTACATTAAAAATTGTTGTAAAGCTTTGAGTGCTTCTTGTAATCTCTTCATTCTTTTATAAAACAACCCAAGATTATATAAAGTATCTATGTCATCTGGAACAATCTCTAATACCTTGTTGTATTCATCTACTGCAACAGAATTATTTTGCCCATCATAGATAAATCCTAAGTAAAAGTGTGCTTC harbors:
- a CDS encoding MBL fold metallo-hydrolase yields the protein MLEKIKWLGHASFRIEGEKTIYIDPWRLKKDLPKADIVLITHNHYDHCSPEDVQKISKGGKETVIVANKTSALSFSDMEVKTVKPGDKITVHNVDIKVTPAYNINKPFHPKSSDGLGFIVTVSGQQIYHSGDTDIIPEMKNIKCDIVLLAVSGTYVMTASEAAKAAEMLKPKIAVPMHYGEIVGGNEDAQKFINLCKKLSIEANVKNKEQ
- a CDS encoding nucleoside-triphosphatase, giving the protein MSALNSQKQVIGTIKEKPNTFTDKIKKRQNVKVISVTVENRNSIPDKILADIKGE
- a CDS encoding nucleoside-triphosphatase — encoded protein: MKDILLTGKPGVGKTTIIKKIVARLDSVGGFDFRKQ